From Acinetobacter sp. ASP199, the proteins below share one genomic window:
- a CDS encoding 5-carboxymethyl-2-hydroxymuconate Delta-isomerase has product MPHLHIEYSDNLQNLDIKPMLLGIHQALCTANYIQNPNDLKSRAIRQHDYVIGLDLNTTQAYVHAKVSLLSGRSPELKQAISQCVLEVLQQHVSAQQGLTVQLCVEIVEMPKDCYSKAIV; this is encoded by the coding sequence ATGCCTCATCTTCATATTGAATATTCAGATAATCTCCAGAACCTGGACATCAAGCCGATGCTGCTCGGGATTCATCAGGCCTTATGTACTGCAAATTATATTCAAAATCCGAATGATTTAAAAAGCCGTGCAATTCGCCAGCATGATTATGTGATCGGACTGGATTTGAATACCACTCAGGCCTATGTCCATGCGAAAGTATCCTTATTGTCGGGTCGTAGTCCTGAACTGAAACAGGCGATTTCCCAGTGTGTCCTAGAAGTGCTGCAACAGCATGTATCAGCACAACAAGGTTTGACAGTGCAGCTTTGTGTAGAAATCGTAGAAATGCCAAAGGACTGTTATAGTAAAGCCATTGTTTAA
- a CDS encoding nuclear transport factor 2 family protein produces the protein MKIFGDPSLGEEIVNLLHKWDGAIAGLDIQNALKLCVPDVRFFDLSTEVHGLEAYEQKWNLYKPYMLHGVTIQRHDVTIHVEPHLAFIHGYVKLTPANAEKVKWLPSVKWCRTSLCLKKEQGQWKMVHQHISVPVDIETNSMKVLELTT, from the coding sequence ATGAAAATATTCGGGGATCCATCTTTAGGCGAAGAGATAGTGAATTTATTACATAAATGGGATGGTGCAATAGCGGGCTTGGATATTCAGAATGCGCTTAAGTTGTGTGTGCCAGATGTCAGGTTTTTTGATTTAAGTACAGAAGTTCATGGTCTGGAAGCTTATGAACAGAAATGGAATCTCTACAAGCCCTATATGCTTCATGGGGTAACCATACAGCGACATGATGTGACAATCCATGTAGAACCACATTTAGCTTTCATTCATGGTTATGTAAAACTTACACCAGCAAATGCTGAAAAAGTAAAATGGCTTCCCTCCGTGAAATGGTGTCGTACTAGCTTATGTTTGAAAAAGGAACAAGGGCAGTGGAAGATGGTGCATCAGCATATTTCTGTACCGGTAGATATCGAAACAAACAGCATGAAAGTATTAGAGCTAACAACTTAA
- a CDS encoding IS30 family transposase, translated as MKQYTQLSQDERYEIYAALKSKSSISTLARELGRSRSTLYREIKRNTGKRGYRAQQAEKFSSQRRYRSSSQMTDFALVYIRYLIGLDWSPEQISGALTQRGWLDVPSHEWIYQYVYLDKSKGGKLHLHLRHQKKYRKRGYKNTDRRGQLVDRTSIHCRDEVVEKRQRLGDFEGDTVIGKNHKGALLTLVERKSLYVHIVHLGQTRTTTKTISCALACLRSSHAYSVTFDNGKEFSEHRRITEAGIETYFADPYKSIQRARNENTNGLIRQYLPKSSSFDELSNEQIEQIEFALNHRPRKTLGWYTPSEVMAGFYTVALAA; from the coding sequence ATGAAGCAATACACCCAACTTTCTCAAGATGAAAGATACGAAATTTATGCTGCTTTGAAAAGCAAATCTTCAATCTCTACCCTTGCCAGGGAGCTTGGACGTTCTCGATCAACCCTTTATCGTGAGATCAAAAGAAATACTGGAAAACGTGGATATCGAGCTCAACAGGCAGAGAAATTTTCAAGTCAAAGACGATATCGATCCTCTTCACAAATGACAGATTTTGCTCTCGTTTATATTCGTTATCTGATTGGCTTAGATTGGTCTCCTGAGCAAATTTCAGGTGCTTTAACACAACGAGGTTGGCTTGATGTGCCTTCACATGAATGGATTTATCAGTATGTTTATCTAGATAAATCTAAAGGTGGTAAGCTCCACCTTCATTTAAGGCATCAAAAGAAATATCGTAAACGAGGTTATAAAAATACAGACCGTAGAGGCCAACTCGTTGATAGAACAAGTATTCACTGTCGCGATGAGGTCGTCGAGAAACGTCAACGCCTAGGTGATTTTGAAGGTGATACCGTGATAGGCAAGAATCACAAGGGGGCATTATTAACTCTGGTTGAGCGCAAAAGCTTGTATGTACATATCGTTCATTTGGGACAAACTAGAACCACAACTAAAACGATCTCGTGTGCTTTAGCATGTTTGCGCAGCAGTCATGCCTACAGTGTAACCTTTGATAATGGTAAGGAGTTCTCCGAGCACCGGCGGATAACGGAAGCAGGGATAGAGACGTACTTTGCAGATCCATACAAGTCGATTCAACGAGCCAGAAATGAAAATACCAATGGTCTGATCAGGCAATATCTGCCAAAATCATCTTCGTTTGATGAACTGTCAAATGAACAAATAGAGCAGATAGAATTTGCTCTCAATCATCGCCCTAGAAAAACACTAGGCTGGTATACGCCTAGTGAAGTTATGGCTGGTTTTTATACTGTTGCACTTGCTGCTTGA
- a CDS encoding zinc ribbon domain-containing protein YjdM gives MSLPHCPKCQSEYTYEDGDLLICPECSHEWKEGEDTEEQLIIKDANGNVLADGDSVTVIKDLKIKGSSSVVKVGTKVKSIRLLPDAADGHDIDCKIEGIGAMKLKSEYVKKA, from the coding sequence ATGAGTCTACCCCATTGTCCAAAATGCCAGTCTGAATATACCTACGAAGATGGGGATTTACTGATCTGTCCTGAATGTTCGCATGAATGGAAAGAGGGTGAAGATACAGAAGAGCAGCTAATTATTAAGGATGCCAACGGCAATGTTCTTGCTGATGGTGATAGCGTAACAGTGATCAAAGACCTGAAAATTAAAGGTTCATCATCTGTGGTGAAAGTTGGCACTAAAGTAAAAAGTATTCGCCTGTTGCCAGATGCTGCAGATGGTCATGATATTGACTGTAAAATTGAGGGTATTGGTGCAATGAAGCTCAAGTCTGAATATGTGAAAAAAGCATAA